The DNA region AAGAAATTTAACACTCCATAGAATTTATCTTTTTTAGATCGTATAACATTAGTAGTTAAATTATAAGGAGCAGATATTAAATTTGCAAAAAATGAAAGATCGTTTCTATCAATAACTTTTAATAAACTATTTAATTCAGTGCCTAAATTTCTAGCATTGTTAAGATCTGTTTCAAGTATTGTTATTTTAAAAGTGATCTGATCTAATTTTTTCTCATCAAGGCTATTTATTGCCTCTAAAATCTGTGAATAAATTTCATCATTTGCTAAAAATGATACTGCGTTATCTTTTGCAATATAAGTGCAATTCTTATCTAAATTTAATAAAATATCTGAAATCTCTAAGTAAGAGTTATTTTTTAATTTTACATACCTTAGTTTATCTTTTGTGATATCATCTTCAACATAACTCTTAAAACCTACAGAGTTACCACCTTTTAAATAATCTTCAAAGTCGATATACTCTTTTTCTTGCTTTGACCTATAAGGATCATAAACAAAATAAAAACCTTTCTTAGATGTTAAAAGTTTTAAGCCTTTTAATTCAAGCATTTTTTTAAATACTTCAAGGCTTGGAAGTGGTTCATTATCTTTAGTATAAAAATAAAAGCTATTTAATTCAATATCGCCACTAATTAAAATTTGGGCGTTGTTATGAACTGCTACAGCATCAGCAAAATTATAAAGGTTAATTTCGTGTTGTCTGCTAAAGCTTAAAGTTGTTAAAAGTAGAATTGTTAAAACTATCTTTTTCATTTTCGGATACTCCTTTTTTTGTTTTTAAAAAATCAAATACAGGATCTTTAAAAACATAAACATAAATTTGCATATTTTTAAAACTTGATATTTCTTTAGCGTAAACAGGATCTGAACTTAAAACGATATTTGAAACTATGTCATGAGGGTAAAATTCTTTTTCATCTTTTAAGTTGCAATATCCTTTTAAGCAGTAAAAAACATATACAAAGTTATATTTACTTTCGAAATTTAAATCTTGATTTTTTTCAACTGGTTTTAAAAAATCATTTGTAGATAAATCAGTTTGTTGATCTGATATAGCAGGTTCATTTTTAGGAACATCTTTTAAAAGAACTTTGTTTATAAAAAACTTAAAACCGATAAAAAGTAAAATAAAAATCATAATGCCAATAACTATAAGTTGTCTGATAAAGCTTTTAGTAGAAGTTTTATCGCCTGAATGATAAAGAGCAAATACTTCAGGCAGTATTGGTATATGAATACCCTTGCGATTAACTAAATCTTTATCATAAAGCTTATAACTTGAAAATTGTTGGTATCTAAATTTGTTTTTAAATAGCCTTAGTTGGGCGGGAATTGCTTTATAAAAATATTCTGCTATTGATTTATAACCTGTTGCTATAAGGCTGAAATCTTGAGTTATTAAAATGATATCTTGGTATAAATGCCTGTGATAAGTTAGCCACCATTTTAAAACTTCATCTTCTTTATCATTTAAAAAGTTATGTGCTTCATCTAAAACGATTAAAACCTGATAAAGGTCTAATTCTTTAGCTTTTTCAATAAGAAGTGTGTCATCTTTACCATCAACACTTTTATAAACTTGATATAAAATGTTTAATTTGAAATTAAAATCTATATTGTCAAATGGAATAAAGTTATCTTTTAACTCAAATTTAAACTGGTTTATATTTGTGTATAAAAACAGATATTTACTTTTTTTAGGTGCTTGTTTTTTAAAATTTAAAAAACCTTTTTTCTTTGGTTCTTCTAAAAATTCTTTATAGATTTGATAAACTGCAAAGTAGCTTTTACCACTTCCTGGAATGCCTGTTATATATGAAATAGCCATTTTTAAATCTTTGCAATAATTAAAGAAAGTATTGAATTTCTTAAAGATAAGAAAAATTTAGTGCCAACAGCATAACCAACAGAAACAAAAACTAAAGAAACAATAGGCTTAAATAAATTTATAACATCATTTAAGGCTTGAAAAAACAAAGCAGATCCAAAAATGTCTCTTGTCAAGTTAGCAACTTCAGAACTTGTATTTTTAAAACTTAAAACATTAATAAAATCATCTATAAAACCATAAGTTTCAAGTAAAATTTTAATTACTAAGCCATAATATAGAATAGTAATAGTAAGTATAAAACCATTTATCCAAACAATAGCCCAATAAGTTACAAATTTAGTTAAAAACCATAATGCACCACTTTTTATAAATCTATATATAAAAAGTATGCCAGTAGCAATGCCAGAGATAATACTAGGTAAAGCACCAACTAAAGGTAA from Campylobacter ureolyticus includes:
- a CDS encoding type II secretion system protein GspD, yielding MKKIVLTILLLTTLSFSRQHEINLYNFADAVAVHNNAQILISGDIELNSFYFYTKDNEPLPSLEVFKKMLELKGLKLLTSKKGFYFVYDPYRSKQEKEYIDFEDYLKGGNSVGFKSYVEDDITKDKLRYVKLKNNSYLEISDILLNLDKNCTYIAKDNAVSFLANDEIYSQILEAINSLDEKKLDQITFKITILETDLNNARNLGTELNSLLKVIDRNDLSFFANLISAPYNLTTNVIRSKKDKFYGVLNFLDTNNISKIKSSPFLTAKSNTSVYFSVVENIPYLITNSKYTQSGTSSQNSYEYRDVGLKLTIKPVIFDDYIDFDLHLVFDSLLDQNSLTPVTKKKELRSNYTLNKGDVLVLSGINQENDFKYRSGIPILKDIWLLKYLFSYEFTKKSSNVLTITIEAI
- a CDS encoding zonular occludens toxin domain-containing protein, which encodes MAISYITGIPGSGKSYFAVYQIYKEFLEEPKKKGFLNFKKQAPKKSKYLFLYTNINQFKFELKDNFIPFDNIDFNFKLNILYQVYKSVDGKDDTLLIEKAKELDLYQVLIVLDEAHNFLNDKEDEVLKWWLTYHRHLYQDIILITQDFSLIATGYKSIAEYFYKAIPAQLRLFKNKFRYQQFSSYKLYDKDLVNRKGIHIPILPEVFALYHSGDKTSTKSFIRQLIVIGIMIFILLFIGFKFFINKVLLKDVPKNEPAISDQQTDLSTNDFLKPVEKNQDLNFESKYNFVYVFYCLKGYCNLKDEKEFYPHDIVSNIVLSSDPVYAKEISSFKNMQIYVYVFKDPVFDFLKTKKGVSENEKDSFNNSTFNNFKL